In Nitrospira sp., one genomic interval encodes:
- a CDS encoding universal stress protein, with the protein MERLVRRLASAGAVATLRQRFGIPSQQINAAVFFDLELGLGAAPEYERARADAESRLADVHNALAQQGLAVRTTVSGGLLADSILADAQAGPCDVIVMGTHGRRGLPHLMTGSVAEAVLRRASCPVWTVRSLLLPRQDRLIPTTVALGLGAQ; encoded by the coding sequence ATGGAGCGGTTGGTCCGGCGCCTCGCCTCGGCTGGCGCGGTGGCGACGTTGCGCCAGAGGTTTGGCATCCCCAGCCAGCAGATCAACGCAGCGGTCTTCTTTGATTTGGAATTGGGACTCGGTGCAGCGCCGGAGTACGAGCGGGCACGGGCGGATGCGGAGTCCCGGCTGGCCGATGTGCATAACGCGCTCGCTCAGCAAGGGCTGGCGGTGCGGACCACAGTCAGCGGAGGGCTCCTCGCCGATTCGATCCTCGCGGATGCGCAAGCAGGTCCCTGTGATGTGATTGTGATGGGGACGCACGGCAGACGAGGCCTGCCTCACCTGATGACGGGCAGCGTCGCGGAGGCGGTCTTGCGTCGCGCGTCCTGTCCTGTGTGGACCGTTCGGAGCCTCTTGCTACCTCGGCAGGACCGACTGATCCCGACCACGGTCGCCCTGGGCCTGGGCGCGCAGTGA
- a CDS encoding recombinase family protein yields MHTDHPTTSPARKPALAYLRVSTADQGRSGNGLEAQEEAIRRFVELEGFEIVRWVREVETGKGADALSRRPQLAGALKEAKKRKAPVLVSKLDRLSRDVAFISGLMSEGVPFIVTELGADVDPFVLHLFAALSEKERKLISSRTREALQALKRRGVKLGNPSHKGLVAASRKAAETRQAMSDHFAASVIPIIRGYQQAGLTLRKIAEELNKRNERTMRDGEWHASTVANALKRAS; encoded by the coding sequence ATGCACACCGATCACCCCACCACTTCACCAGCTAGGAAACCGGCCTTGGCCTATCTGCGAGTCTCGACAGCAGACCAGGGCAGAAGCGGGAACGGCCTGGAGGCTCAGGAAGAAGCCATTCGGCGCTTTGTTGAACTGGAAGGTTTTGAGATTGTGCGATGGGTGCGGGAGGTCGAAACGGGGAAGGGTGCCGATGCCCTCAGCCGTCGCCCACAATTGGCTGGTGCGCTGAAGGAGGCCAAGAAGCGCAAGGCCCCTGTCCTGGTGTCAAAGCTGGATAGGCTTTCAAGGGATGTGGCCTTTATTTCCGGCCTAATGTCTGAAGGCGTTCCATTCATTGTTACTGAACTAGGCGCGGATGTTGACCCGTTTGTACTGCATCTCTTTGCAGCGTTGAGCGAGAAGGAAAGGAAACTCATTTCCAGCAGGACCAGGGAAGCTCTTCAGGCACTCAAGCGGAGGGGCGTGAAACTTGGAAACCCTAGCCACAAAGGGCTTGTTGCAGCCTCACGAAAGGCCGCTGAAACACGGCAGGCTATGTCAGACCACTTTGCCGCTTCAGTCATTCCCATCATTCGCGGGTATCAACAAGCAGGGCTGACACTTCGCAAGATTGCTGAGGAACTCAACAAGAGGAACGAACGGACCATGAGGGATGGTGAATGGCATGCTTCGACAGTGGCGAATGCCCTTAAGAGGGCCTCTTAA
- a CDS encoding ParB N-terminal domain-containing protein has product MNTTRWYAAFQEFQGKKIAPLSPEEAALRRLPIHDVRTVEALFQPRQLEEGTAQSGQHLEELKRALQARSRLDPITVFKIGGEWVCIDGHHRLEAYRQAGRKRLTHIPVKIFIGSLEEALCFSIAANAPDKLNLSRADKYEAAWRLVLLGRFSASQISRTSTVSERTVHNMRNNLQRLRHEYPALKGEEWTWQNVKEVFRGVGSEYGEHWEETKAKEIANELARRFHGVPAKRPRVFAKALYQYDPLTAQAICQELTVLCRNHQNTAEENPDF; this is encoded by the coding sequence ATGAACACTACTCGGTGGTACGCAGCTTTCCAAGAGTTTCAGGGTAAGAAGATTGCTCCCCTATCCCCTGAAGAAGCAGCCTTACGAAGGTTGCCCATACACGATGTGCGCACAGTGGAAGCCCTCTTTCAACCTCGACAGCTAGAGGAGGGAACAGCGCAAAGCGGGCAGCATCTAGAAGAGCTGAAACGGGCCTTACAGGCCAGAAGCCGCCTTGACCCCATCACGGTGTTTAAGATCGGTGGGGAGTGGGTGTGCATTGATGGGCACCATAGGCTAGAGGCCTATAGACAAGCTGGCCGAAAGCGACTCACGCACATACCTGTCAAAATCTTCATTGGGTCTCTAGAGGAGGCCCTGTGCTTTTCCATTGCGGCCAATGCCCCCGACAAGCTCAACCTCTCACGTGCCGACAAGTACGAAGCCGCTTGGCGTTTGGTACTGCTAGGTCGTTTTTCTGCATCACAAATCAGCCGGACTTCTACAGTCTCAGAGCGCACAGTACACAACATGCGGAACAATCTACAGCGGTTGAGACATGAATACCCAGCCCTGAAGGGGGAAGAATGGACGTGGCAGAACGTGAAAGAGGTGTTCAGAGGTGTGGGTAGTGAGTATGGCGAACATTGGGAGGAAACGAAGGCTAAAGAAATCGCCAATGAATTAGCAAGGCGTTTCCATGGGGTGCCAGCAAAGAGGCCCAGAGTATTTGCAAAGGCTCTGTATCAGTATGACCCTCTGACCGCTCAGGCAATCTGCCAAGAGTTAACGGTTTTGTGCCGCAACCACCAAAATACTGCAGAGGAGAACCCTGATTTCTAA
- a CDS encoding helix-turn-helix domain-containing protein, producing MVHAQTHGERLLTVAEAAAYLGLAKLTIYDWVSQRKIRHVKVGRLTRFKQQDLDSWVAAHTIMPIPHASNS from the coding sequence ATGGTTCATGCACAAACACACGGAGAACGCCTCTTGACCGTTGCCGAAGCAGCGGCCTATCTTGGCCTCGCTAAACTCACCATCTACGATTGGGTTAGCCAGAGAAAGATTCGACACGTAAAAGTCGGCAGATTGACACGATTCAAACAACAAGACCTAGATAGCTGGGTAGCCGCCCACACCATCATGCCTATACCGCACGCCTCAAACTCTTGA
- a CDS encoding tyrosine-type recombinase/integrase yields MGLTKRKDSYYVEFPVLDDGKVLKLARGIKGAKLKRWKVGCLNKGVARNMEAKIRTDLLLGKMESQEAKPILFGEWAKTYLALEEVSRLRSYQDRVEIMERQLVPFFGKRLLTQIKPEDVRAFRAQRKRRDGKPASLQTVNNDHIVLKHCLNVAAKRGLLVSNPAALVPLPNPHNERDRVLNDEEWQNLFQAAKPHLRPILLVAYHLGQRLGEIVQLTWDRVDLKRGFITLRGMDTKTKKPRQVPMTPDVRTTLQQLARLRSLATKHVFLYKGKPIKRISRAFRTAMEGAKVENFRFHDLRHCAATNLRRAGIDTATAMNIVGHQSEKMWKRYNAIQEADLVKAAQTLHSYLQTAELNTSLTPRTETKTG; encoded by the coding sequence ATGGGACTTACCAAACGCAAAGACAGCTACTATGTGGAGTTTCCCGTTTTGGATGATGGAAAGGTATTGAAATTGGCGCGCGGCATCAAAGGCGCAAAGCTGAAGCGATGGAAGGTTGGCTGTCTCAACAAGGGCGTTGCCCGCAACATGGAAGCAAAAATCAGAACCGATCTTCTGTTAGGAAAGATGGAAAGCCAGGAAGCTAAGCCCATTCTCTTCGGCGAGTGGGCCAAGACCTATCTAGCATTGGAAGAGGTTTCACGCTTAAGAAGTTACCAGGATCGAGTCGAAATTATGGAGCGACAACTTGTACCGTTCTTTGGGAAGCGGCTATTGACCCAGATCAAGCCAGAAGACGTGCGGGCATTCCGCGCCCAGCGTAAGCGCAGGGACGGAAAACCGGCTAGCCTTCAGACTGTGAACAATGACCATATTGTGTTGAAACACTGCCTCAATGTGGCAGCAAAACGCGGCCTCTTGGTCAGTAATCCCGCCGCTCTCGTGCCTCTACCCAATCCGCACAATGAGCGAGATCGCGTACTGAACGATGAAGAGTGGCAAAACCTTTTTCAAGCTGCTAAGCCCCATCTTCGGCCCATCCTCCTCGTTGCCTATCACCTAGGACAACGGCTGGGGGAAATCGTTCAGCTGACGTGGGATCGTGTGGATTTGAAAAGAGGGTTCATTACCTTGCGGGGAATGGACACGAAGACCAAGAAGCCGCGCCAGGTGCCGATGACTCCCGATGTGCGGACTACCCTACAGCAGCTAGCGCGGTTGAGAAGCCTTGCAACAAAGCATGTGTTCTTGTACAAGGGAAAGCCGATCAAGCGTATCAGTCGGGCTTTTAGAACTGCGATGGAAGGCGCAAAGGTGGAAAACTTCCGCTTCCATGATCTCCGACACTGCGCGGCAACCAATCTCAGACGCGCTGGGATAGACACAGCAACGGCTATGAATATCGTGGGGCACCAATCAGAGAAGATGTGGAAGCGGTATAATGCCATTCAAGAAGCCGACCTGGTGAAAGCTGCGCAAACCCTTCACAGTTACTTGCAGACTGCGGAGCTTAACACCTCTTTAACACCACGGACTGAAACGAAAACGGGTTAA
- a CDS encoding tyrosine-type recombinase/integrase, translated as MGLVKRNNIWWMSFTFQGQQVRRSTETSDKKLAEAILSKVRVQIVEGKYFDKPKEEARTFRELMDRYLREHASRRSGYRRYVNMVTNLTAHFGNPKLEQVTPKTIVAFKNKRYADGVTPATINRELALLKKAFNLACREWEWTKDNPVCRVSMERENNTRDRWLTCEEERRLLAASAPWLQEVIVFALHTGMRCGEILNLTWAGVDLNRRTATVFKSKNGERRTIPLSHTLVQALQNKARGRRMDSDLVFTSAAHTPLDAPNLRRSFRLALKHGQVSDFRFHDLRHTCATRMVQAGVDLYKVQRILGHKSPMMTQRYAHHYPESLRDGVAIFDAGRPFSTNLAQAGIRPEQVSLTC; from the coding sequence ATGGGGCTCGTTAAACGGAACAATATCTGGTGGATGTCATTTACGTTTCAAGGGCAGCAAGTGCGCCGATCGACCGAAACCTCGGACAAAAAGTTGGCCGAAGCTATCCTCAGTAAAGTCAGGGTGCAGATTGTGGAAGGAAAGTACTTTGACAAGCCCAAAGAGGAAGCCAGGACATTTCGAGAGTTGATGGATCGGTATTTGCGCGAGCATGCCAGCCGACGGTCGGGCTACCGGCGCTATGTGAACATGGTCACGAATCTGACCGCGCATTTTGGCAATCCCAAGTTGGAACAAGTGACACCCAAAACGATCGTAGCCTTTAAGAACAAACGGTATGCGGATGGGGTTACACCGGCCACGATCAATCGCGAATTGGCGCTCCTGAAGAAGGCCTTCAATTTGGCGTGTCGCGAATGGGAATGGACCAAGGACAATCCGGTGTGCCGGGTGTCCATGGAACGGGAGAACAATACGAGGGATCGATGGCTGACGTGTGAGGAGGAACGACGTCTCCTTGCGGCTTCAGCGCCGTGGCTACAGGAAGTGATTGTGTTCGCGCTCCATACTGGTATGCGATGTGGGGAAATTCTGAATCTCACATGGGCCGGTGTGGACCTTAATCGACGAACCGCTACGGTGTTTAAATCGAAGAACGGGGAGCGGAGGACGATTCCACTCAGTCACACGCTCGTGCAGGCGCTTCAGAACAAAGCCCGTGGTCGGCGTATGGATTCGGATTTAGTGTTTACGAGCGCAGCTCACACACCGTTGGATGCTCCCAACCTACGCCGAAGTTTCCGATTGGCGCTGAAGCATGGCCAGGTGTCGGATTTCCGGTTCCATGATCTGCGCCATACCTGTGCGACTCGCATGGTGCAGGCGGGTGTGGACTTGTACAAGGTCCAACGGATTCTGGGGCATAAGTCGCCGATGATGACGCAGCGGTATGCGCACCATTATCCGGAAAGTTTGCGGGATGGGGTGGCGATTTTCGATGCGGGAAGGCCGTTTAGCACAAATTTAGCACAAGCGGGGATTCGACCAGAGCAGGTTTCGCTAACCTGTTGA
- a CDS encoding helix-turn-helix domain-containing protein yields MLTVKELSAWLNIKESTLYLWVSKNKIPCRRIHGLVRFEPEAIEAWLNSFEASPGKPFPGPTHDDTRDVDQLIEAAKSEVYTRGGETITPSPRTKEEQHGAR; encoded by the coding sequence ATGCTTACCGTCAAAGAACTTTCGGCTTGGCTCAACATCAAAGAATCCACACTCTATCTCTGGGTTTCCAAAAATAAGATTCCGTGCCGTCGCATTCATGGCCTCGTCAGGTTTGAACCTGAGGCGATTGAGGCCTGGCTAAACAGTTTTGAGGCCAGTCCTGGAAAGCCCTTCCCAGGGCCGACTCATGACGACACCCGCGACGTGGACCAGCTCATTGAAGCGGCCAAATCCGAGGTCTATACTCGCGGCGGGGAAACCATCACACCGAGCCCACGCACGAAGGAGGAGCAGCATGGGGCTCGTTAA
- a CDS encoding replication initiation factor domain-containing protein, with the protein MDSGFTLTIDWLAFTVLASNPQETMKVLGGDWGKAKGGFRGYPLSWMRVDGLRGVGKLGTNAPRRPNEIHVDLSGGLASALTLDQIRGLLQWVHDQQGHVTRIDCALDDRAGTVPVATIREAVSIGQCVTRAAQVRHIVSNLTHGTGATTGETMYFGSPQSQTLLRIYDKRLELQSKGQENWQDYGTRWELELKKDRAEQCARALATLDEADWKELVVGLLRSYVDFRQIPKDAEDEERYRAPVLEWYALLTEGFQKGRLAQEQQVQTLQNVKRWVSDTLTPMLAVICATPGGEEWLLNEIVRGIARWKDRHRNLLKQPTRFHRSAGGHAGSPC; encoded by the coding sequence ATGGATTCTGGCTTCACCCTGACGATTGATTGGCTGGCGTTTACGGTCCTGGCCAGCAATCCGCAAGAGACCATGAAGGTCCTCGGTGGTGATTGGGGTAAAGCCAAAGGCGGCTTCCGAGGCTATCCCTTGTCGTGGATGAGGGTGGACGGTCTGCGCGGGGTCGGCAAACTGGGCACCAATGCCCCTCGGCGTCCGAATGAAATCCATGTGGATCTGTCGGGCGGCCTGGCGTCCGCCCTGACACTGGATCAAATCCGAGGGCTCCTGCAGTGGGTGCATGACCAACAGGGGCATGTCACACGCATTGACTGTGCTTTGGATGACCGAGCAGGTACGGTGCCGGTAGCGACAATTCGTGAAGCAGTATCGATAGGCCAATGTGTCACACGTGCGGCTCAGGTCCGGCATATCGTCTCGAACCTGACGCACGGGACAGGGGCCACGACTGGCGAGACGATGTACTTCGGGAGTCCACAGAGTCAGACCCTGTTGCGGATTTATGACAAACGATTGGAACTCCAGAGCAAAGGCCAGGAGAACTGGCAGGACTACGGGACACGGTGGGAATTAGAGCTCAAGAAGGATCGGGCGGAACAGTGTGCCCGAGCATTGGCCACGTTAGACGAAGCCGACTGGAAGGAGTTGGTGGTCGGCTTACTGAGATCGTATGTGGATTTCCGGCAGATCCCGAAGGATGCCGAGGATGAAGAACGGTACCGGGCTCCAGTCTTGGAGTGGTACGCCCTCTTGACGGAGGGATTTCAGAAGGGGCGATTAGCCCAGGAGCAGCAGGTGCAGACCCTGCAGAACGTGAAACGATGGGTGAGTGACACCCTGACGCCGATGTTGGCGGTCATTTGTGCCACCCCTGGAGGGGAAGAATGGCTACTGAACGAAATTGTCAGGGGCATTGCTCGGTGGAAAGACCGACACCGCAATTTGCTCAAGCAACCCACTCGGTTTCACCGGTCTGCCGGCGGTCACGCGGGCAGCCCATGTTAG
- a CDS encoding type II toxin-antitoxin system VapC family toxin — translation MPQPAVLLDTDILSELLKQHPLVVQRVRNYLGEHQRLAFSIITRYELLRGLKAKQARTQEAAFTLLCQASLILPITDQVVERAATLYGDLHRQGALLPDADLLIAATALDAQRPLITNNLAHFQRIPGLIVESWKRSA, via the coding sequence ATGCCGCAACCGGCTGTCCTCCTTGATACCGATATTCTCTCCGAACTTCTCAAACAACATCCCCTCGTCGTGCAGCGGGTACGGAACTATCTGGGGGAGCACCAGCGGCTGGCCTTCTCGATCATCACGCGCTACGAACTCCTGCGGGGACTGAAGGCGAAACAGGCACGGACTCAAGAGGCGGCTTTCACGTTGCTCTGCCAAGCCAGTCTCATTCTCCCGATCACTGACCAAGTCGTCGAGCGTGCGGCGACGTTATACGGCGATCTCCATCGACAGGGGGCCTTGTTGCCCGATGCAGACCTGCTCATTGCCGCTACCGCCTTGGACGCGCAGCGTCCTTTGATTACGAACAACCTCGCGCACTTCCAGCGCATTCCTGGCCTCATCGTCGAAAGCTGGAAACGGTCAGCCTAA
- a CDS encoding antitoxin family protein yields the protein MRQTIKARYHDGVLQPLEPLALADDAEVQVTVDTDLALGADEILRRAALVYQGLSADEITQVESIALDRQHFFREPAA from the coding sequence ATGCGACAAACAATCAAGGCCCGCTATCATGACGGAGTGTTACAGCCGTTGGAACCTCTTGCGTTGGCTGATGACGCCGAAGTGCAGGTCACCGTCGACACCGACCTTGCGCTCGGTGCGGACGAAATTCTGCGGCGTGCGGCGCTGGTCTATCAAGGGCTGAGCGCCGACGAGATCACGCAGGTCGAGTCCATCGCGTTAGATCGGCAACACTTCTTCCGTGAGCCGGCTGCCTGA
- a CDS encoding response regulator, with product MAPTPEKPTTILLVDDDPTTLLLCAKPLQQAGYHVLQAPGSAEGLKLYAQHPSPIHLVLADIFLPPPGFQLSRDKNPYPRVNGQEMVERLLDGKREVRIVLMSSTPALTLIDRGLMRSGFSFLKKPFSSEALLTAVREVLAGPPTAVAAPKKAPSGGGEVEWVG from the coding sequence ATGGCCCCGACACCTGAGAAACCCACCACCATTCTCCTTGTCGACGACGATCCGACCACGCTCCTGCTCTGCGCAAAACCCTTGCAGCAGGCCGGATATCATGTACTGCAGGCGCCGGGAAGTGCCGAAGGCCTTAAGCTGTATGCCCAACATCCCTCGCCGATCCACCTGGTACTGGCAGATATTTTTCTCCCCCCACCGGGCTTCCAGCTCTCACGCGACAAGAACCCTTATCCCCGTGTGAACGGCCAGGAGATGGTTGAGCGCCTGCTGGATGGAAAACGTGAGGTGCGCATCGTTCTCATGTCCAGCACCCCGGCCCTCACGCTGATCGATCGCGGACTCATGCGCAGCGGTTTCTCCTTTCTGAAAAAGCCGTTTAGCAGCGAAGCCCTGCTGACGGCCGTACGAGAGGTGTTGGCCGGTCCACCCACCGCCGTTGCGGCCCCAAAGAAGGCGCCATCCGGAGGCGGAGAGGTTGAGTGGGTGGGATAA
- a CDS encoding Lrp/AsnC ligand binding domain-containing protein translates to MSDRAYVLINVHPGRTVDVVKALGAIKEIKQIDPCWGKPDIFTIVEIPHQDALTQLVIDKIHAIPGVEHTDTHMVYRLQEGKPK, encoded by the coding sequence ATGTCCGATCGAGCCTATGTCCTGATCAATGTTCATCCCGGACGAACGGTCGATGTCGTCAAAGCGCTCGGCGCGATCAAAGAGATCAAGCAGATCGATCCCTGCTGGGGCAAACCCGATATTTTTACCATCGTCGAGATTCCCCATCAGGATGCGTTGACTCAATTGGTGATCGACAAGATCCACGCGATCCCGGGCGTCGAACACACGGACACGCATATGGTGTATCGCCTCCAAGAAGGGAAACCCAAGTGA
- a CDS encoding sigma-54-dependent Fis family transcriptional regulator — MNRAKIFVVDDDEAARTLLVEALVKEGYEVEAFSGGQAAVERGRQVAPDLVLTDLRMEQGDGLMLLKEFKRFSPDTAIVLLTAFGSLEGAIAAIKQGAYDYLAKPFKKEEIRLVVQRSLDHARLVRENARYRDEARSREPWSQLVGSSPAMLEVYKLVARVSEGRSTVLIEGESGTGKELIARAVHSNSLRRDKPFIPVNCGALPDHLLESEMFGYEKGAFTGAVGSKAGLFEAANGGTLFLDEIGDLGPSLQVKLLRVMQEQEVRRVGSTASVKVDVRIIAATNRDLATLVKEGKFRDDLYYRLNVVRIVLPSLAERREDIPMLAQHFLQKYAKQSLHVKGFLPETMALLKRYRWPGNVRELENAVERAVSLSHGPLLLPEDLPEAVRNESASTTVSQDSLVGTDQNVLLTLDEVEKRHLARVLKETKGNKVKAAKILGIDRRTLYRMAERFGLDLGEEAEEK; from the coding sequence ATAAATCGGGCGAAAATATTCGTGGTTGATGACGACGAGGCTGCGCGGACGTTGCTCGTGGAGGCGCTGGTCAAGGAAGGGTATGAGGTCGAAGCCTTTTCCGGCGGCCAGGCGGCGGTGGAGCGAGGTCGGCAGGTGGCGCCCGATCTGGTGTTGACGGATCTCCGGATGGAGCAGGGTGATGGTCTGATGCTGCTCAAGGAATTCAAACGATTCAGTCCCGATACTGCCATCGTTCTGCTGACCGCGTTCGGATCGTTGGAAGGTGCCATCGCGGCCATCAAGCAGGGTGCCTACGACTATCTGGCCAAACCGTTCAAGAAAGAAGAAATCCGCCTCGTCGTGCAACGCAGTCTCGACCATGCTCGTCTGGTGCGGGAGAACGCGCGCTATCGCGACGAGGCCCGTTCGCGTGAGCCCTGGTCGCAGCTGGTGGGCAGCAGTCCGGCGATGCTGGAGGTCTATAAGCTGGTGGCCCGCGTGTCCGAAGGGCGAAGTACGGTCCTCATTGAAGGAGAAAGTGGCACGGGCAAGGAGTTGATTGCGCGGGCCGTCCACTCGAACAGCCTTCGCCGCGACAAACCTTTCATCCCGGTCAATTGCGGAGCCTTACCAGACCATCTGTTGGAGTCGGAAATGTTCGGGTATGAGAAGGGCGCGTTTACGGGCGCAGTCGGGTCGAAAGCCGGTCTGTTCGAGGCGGCCAACGGGGGAACCCTATTCCTGGATGAAATCGGCGATCTCGGACCCTCGCTTCAAGTGAAGCTGCTCCGAGTCATGCAGGAGCAGGAGGTTCGTCGGGTGGGCAGTACCGCGTCGGTCAAGGTCGATGTCCGTATCATCGCCGCCACCAACCGGGATTTGGCCACGCTGGTGAAAGAGGGAAAGTTTCGCGACGACCTCTATTATCGCCTCAATGTCGTGCGTATCGTGTTGCCGTCCTTGGCGGAGCGCCGTGAGGACATTCCCATGCTGGCCCAGCATTTCTTACAGAAGTACGCCAAACAATCGCTTCATGTGAAAGGGTTCCTGCCGGAAACGATGGCGCTGTTGAAGCGATATCGGTGGCCGGGCAATGTGCGAGAGTTGGAAAACGCGGTTGAGCGGGCGGTGTCGCTGAGCCACGGCCCGTTGTTGCTGCCGGAAGACTTGCCTGAGGCCGTTCGCAACGAATCAGCCTCCACGACGGTCTCGCAGGATTCCCTTGTCGGCACCGATCAGAACGTGCTCCTGACGTTGGATGAAGTGGAAAAGCGCCATCTGGCGCGGGTGCTCAAAGAGACCAAGGGCAACAAGGTCAAGGCGGCGAAAATCTTGGGCATCGATCGGCGGACCCTCTATCGGATGGCGGAACGGTTTGGACTGGATCTGGGGGAGGAGGCCGAGGAGAAGTGA